In the genome of Sorangium aterium, one region contains:
- the tsaA gene encoding tRNA (N6-threonylcarbamoyladenosine(37)-N6)-methyltransferase TrmO, producing MSTMVLEAALDGAQLRPVGVIRSLLKERSEAPRQGSEGAPDAWLEVYPWAAEGLLGLAVGDEIIVITWFHQARRDVLQVHPRSDERSPLTGVFATRSPDRPNPLGLHPVLVRAIDGGRLRIGPIEAIDGTPVLDIKPALK from the coding sequence ATGAGCACCATGGTACTCGAGGCGGCGTTGGACGGCGCTCAGCTGCGCCCGGTTGGCGTGATCCGGTCCTTGCTCAAAGAGCGCAGCGAGGCGCCCAGGCAAGGCTCGGAGGGAGCGCCGGATGCCTGGCTCGAGGTGTACCCGTGGGCCGCGGAAGGACTGCTTGGCCTCGCCGTCGGCGACGAGATCATCGTCATCACGTGGTTTCACCAGGCGCGTCGCGACGTCCTCCAGGTCCACCCACGGTCCGACGAGCGCAGTCCTCTCACGGGTGTCTTCGCGACGCGATCTCCGGACAGGCCGAACCCTCTCGGCCTCCATCCCGTCCTCGTGCGCGCGATCGACGGGGGCCGCCTGCGGATCGGCCCGATCGAAGCCATCGACGGAACACCGGTCCTCGACATCAAGCCAGCGCTCAAGTGA
- the trpD gene encoding anthranilate phosphoribosyltransferase: MHAVIDALCAGVDLSTEQTEALFRDLIAGALTEIELSALFVALKAKGETPAEIAGAARALRGTSVPFARPTYAYADCCGTGGDGQSTVNVSTAVAFVAAEAGLPVAKHGNRSVSSQCGSADALEALGARLDPPAEVSRRALDEVGFCFLFAPQYHAGLRHAMPVRRALKVRTIMNLLGPLVNPSAPPIQVMGIYDPELVTHAARTLGMLGCQAALVVHGGGLDEVALHAPTRAARLRDGVVEELTIDPADAGVAPAPIDALRGAGPAANAAWLRDLLAGRGAPAHRDAVAINAGALLWIAGRAEGLREGTALALDVLGSGRAAERLTRFVALSRDGAQEARKEAKHG, translated from the coding sequence ATGCATGCAGTCATCGATGCGCTCTGCGCCGGCGTGGACCTCTCCACGGAGCAGACCGAGGCGCTGTTCCGCGACCTGATCGCCGGGGCGCTGACGGAGATCGAGCTCTCCGCGCTGTTCGTCGCGCTCAAGGCGAAGGGCGAGACCCCCGCCGAGATCGCGGGCGCGGCGCGCGCGCTCCGGGGGACGTCGGTGCCGTTCGCGCGGCCGACCTATGCCTATGCCGACTGCTGCGGCACCGGCGGAGACGGGCAGTCCACCGTCAACGTGTCGACGGCCGTCGCCTTCGTCGCGGCCGAAGCAGGCCTGCCGGTCGCCAAGCACGGCAACCGCTCGGTCTCCTCCCAGTGCGGGTCGGCCGACGCGCTCGAGGCGCTGGGCGCCCGGCTCGATCCGCCGGCCGAGGTCTCGCGCCGCGCCCTCGATGAGGTCGGCTTCTGCTTCCTCTTCGCGCCGCAGTACCACGCCGGGCTCCGCCACGCGATGCCCGTGCGCCGCGCCCTCAAGGTGCGCACGATCATGAACCTGCTCGGCCCCCTCGTGAACCCGAGCGCGCCGCCGATCCAGGTGATGGGCATCTACGATCCGGAGCTCGTCACCCACGCCGCGCGCACGCTCGGCATGCTCGGGTGCCAGGCCGCGCTCGTCGTCCACGGCGGGGGGCTCGACGAGGTCGCCCTGCACGCCCCGACGCGCGCGGCCCGGCTCCGCGATGGGGTCGTCGAGGAGCTCACGATCGACCCGGCCGACGCGGGGGTCGCGCCGGCGCCGATCGACGCGCTCCGGGGCGCCGGCCCGGCGGCGAACGCGGCGTGGCTCCGCGACCTGCTCGCCGGGCGCGGGGCGCCCGCGCACCGCGACGCCGTCGCGATCAACGCCGGCGCGCTGCTCTGGATCGCCGGGCGCGCGGAGGGGCTGCGGGAAGGGACGGCCCTGGCGCTCGACGTGCTGGGCTCCGGGCGCGCGGCGGAGCGGCTCACGCGCTTCGTGGCGCTGAGCCGGGACGGGGCCCAGGAAGCGCGGAAGGAGGCGAAACATGGCTGA